The following proteins are encoded in a genomic region of Hoeflea phototrophica DFL-43:
- a CDS encoding twin-arginine translocase TatA/TatE family subunit, with protein sequence MGTFSIWHWVIVLVVVLLLFGRGKIPELMGDVAKGIKNFKKGMGDEEAAPETKTVESKAEEAKDRG encoded by the coding sequence ATGGGTACATTCAGTATTTGGCATTGGGTTATCGTTCTGGTCGTTGTTCTGCTGCTTTTCGGCCGCGGCAAGATTCCGGAATTGATGGGCGACGTGGCCAAGGGAATCAAGAATTTCAAGAAAGGCATGGGTGACGAAGAAGCCGCACCTGAGACCAAGACGGTCGAAAGCAAGGCCGAAGAAGCCAAGGATCGCGGCTGA
- the tatC gene encoding twin-arginine translocase subunit TatC, producing MSDNIEDKPQPLLEHLLELRNRLMWALGAFFIAFLVCFAFAKPLFNILVEPFTWAVDWAGMSDRKIELIYTAPQEFFFTQIKIGMFGGLLLAFPMIAAQVYKFVAPGLYKNERSAFLPFLVASPMLFMLGGALVYFFFTPMVMWFFLSMEQTGGGGEASIMLLPKVSEYLGLIMTLIFAFGLVFQLPVVTTLLARAGLATSEGLASKRKYAIVGAFIAAAVLTPPDPVSQIGLALPTILLYEIAIYCARLVERQRAAAQAEREAEDSASTASSAPENDA from the coding sequence TTGAGCGACAACATCGAAGACAAGCCGCAGCCCCTGCTTGAGCACCTGCTGGAGCTTCGCAACCGCTTGATGTGGGCGTTGGGCGCGTTTTTCATTGCGTTCCTGGTTTGCTTTGCCTTTGCCAAGCCGTTGTTCAACATCCTGGTTGAACCGTTTACCTGGGCGGTTGACTGGGCCGGTATGAGCGACCGCAAGATCGAACTGATCTATACGGCGCCACAGGAGTTCTTCTTCACGCAAATCAAGATCGGCATGTTTGGCGGTCTTTTGTTGGCGTTCCCGATGATCGCTGCACAGGTCTACAAGTTCGTCGCACCTGGCCTGTACAAGAACGAGCGCTCTGCGTTTTTGCCGTTTCTTGTCGCATCGCCAATGCTGTTCATGCTTGGTGGCGCACTGGTCTATTTCTTTTTCACCCCGATGGTGATGTGGTTCTTCCTTTCGATGGAACAGACCGGCGGCGGGGGCGAAGCCTCAATCATGCTGTTGCCCAAGGTGTCGGAATATCTCGGCTTGATCATGACGCTGATCTTCGCCTTTGGACTAGTGTTCCAGCTGCCGGTTGTGACCACGTTGCTGGCCCGCGCCGGCCTCGCCACCAGCGAGGGGCTCGCGAGCAAGCGCAAATATGCAATTGTTGGCGCATTCATCGCGGCTGCGGTGCTGACGCCGCCCGACCCGGTCTCCCAGATCGGGCTTGCGCTGCCCACCATCCTTCTTTACGAAATTGCCATCTATTGCGCCCGACTCGTGGAGCGCCAGCGCGCTGCTGCACAGGCCGAAAGGGAAGCGGAAGACTCGGCTTCAACAGCGTCTTCTGCTCCTGAAAACGACGCCTGA
- the tatB gene encoding Sec-independent protein translocase protein TatB, with amino-acid sequence MLDIGWPELLVVAVVLIVVVGPKDLPPMLRAFGRTTKKLRGMASEFRGQFDEALREAELDDVKKTFDDARKLNPMQGLRDAVNPLKDTAKDIKADLEKTMNPPATPSAPAKVAVPDPNWKLPDSPPSVDAAKPAASAAGKAKPATGKSRSAKTATSKPAAKAAPATKSTAKASAGKAAPAKAPAKTPAAKTAAKAAPAKAAAKAAPSAAKPAAAKAATSKAPASKPTPSKAPARARKAKQSEGSA; translated from the coding sequence ATGTTGGATATCGGTTGGCCAGAGCTTCTGGTCGTCGCAGTTGTGCTGATCGTGGTGGTCGGTCCCAAAGACCTGCCACCCATGTTGCGTGCCTTTGGTCGCACCACCAAGAAACTCCGGGGCATGGCTTCGGAATTCAGGGGGCAGTTCGACGAGGCTTTGCGCGAAGCGGAGCTTGATGACGTCAAGAAGACCTTTGATGACGCGCGCAAGCTCAATCCGATGCAGGGCCTTCGTGATGCGGTGAACCCGCTCAAGGATACCGCCAAGGACATCAAGGCGGATCTGGAAAAAACCATGAACCCGCCGGCGACGCCAAGCGCGCCGGCCAAGGTTGCGGTGCCGGATCCGAACTGGAAACTTCCGGACAGTCCGCCGAGTGTGGATGCGGCCAAACCGGCTGCCTCTGCGGCCGGCAAGGCGAAGCCTGCCACAGGCAAAAGCCGTTCGGCCAAAACCGCCACGTCCAAACCCGCGGCAAAAGCGGCCCCTGCAACGAAGAGCACCGCCAAGGCGTCGGCGGGCAAGGCAGCGCCTGCCAAGGCACCTGCCAAAACGCCGGCTGCAAAAACCGCAGCCAAGGCGGCCCCTGCAAAGGCTGCTGCCAAAGCCGCACCTTCCGCTGCCAAGCCGGCTGCTGCGAAAGCTGCAACGAGCAAGGCTCCGGCTTCAAAGCCAACTCCATCAAAAGCTCCGGCGCGCGCGCGAAAAGCCAAACAAAGTGAGGGCTCGGCTTGA